A region from the Acipenser ruthenus chromosome 49, fAciRut3.2 maternal haplotype, whole genome shotgun sequence genome encodes:
- the LOC117401356 gene encoding leucine-rich repeat and immunoglobulin-like domain-containing nogo receptor-interacting protein 3 has translation MQPMKRTMPPWTLALALVLMAVASYCQGCPARCDCAPHVKSVACHRKRLNSIPEGIPTETRVLDLSRNRLRCVASGDLTPYPLLEEVDLSENIISLLEPGAFASLYSLRVLRLRGNQLTIIPAGSFSRLANLTQLDLSENKIVILLDFTFLDLRSLKNLEVGDNDLVYISHKAFSGLLGLEELTIERCNLTAISGQSLSYLRGLVTLRLRHLAIPALEDQNFKKLSGLRELEIDNWPLLEYISPSSFQGLNLSWLSITNTNITAVPSPAFRNLTHLTNLNLSYNPISVLEPWAFKDLVRLKELHLVSTLLVTVEPQALGGLRQIRVLNVSNNFLVTLEEGSFHSVNSLETLRIDGNPLSCDCRLLWILQRRKTLNFDGRQPTCAGPAEVRGNVLSTFSDSALFDYFTCQRPRIRERKLQHVAAKEGQQVSFLCRAEGEPPPTVAWVSPQRRKITTKNLGRITVLPGGTLEIRYAQVQDSGTYICIASNAGGNDTYFATLTVKSQPLDASLYANRSFYLGDFNETSLNDTRVFLKFTLDLKTILVSTAMGCITFMGVVLFCFLLLFVWSRSRGQHKNNFSVEYSFRKVDGPVASGGQGGARKFNMKMI, from the coding sequence ATGCAGCCCATGAAGAGGACGATGCCGCCCTGGACCCTGGCTCTGGCGTTGGTGCTAATGGCAGTCGCATCTTACTGCCAGGGCTGCCCCGCTCGCTGTGACTGCGCCCCCCATGTCAAGTCGGTGGCGTGCCATCGTAAGCGTCTGAACTCCATCCCCGAGGGAATCCCCACTGAGACCCGCGTGCTGGACCTGAGCAGGAACCGCCTGCGCTGCGTGGCGTCGGGGGACCTCACCCCCTACCCCCTCCTGGAAGAGGTGGACCTCAGCGAGAACATCATCTCCCTCCTGGAGCCTGGCGCCTTCGCCAGCCTCTACAGCCTAAGGGTCCTCCGGCTCAGGGGCAACCAGCTCACAATAATCCCCGCAGGCAGCTTCTCCAGGCTGGCCAACCTCACCCAGCTGGACCTGAGCGAGAATAAGATCGTTATCTTGCTGGACTTCACCTTCCTGGACCTGCGGAGCCTGAAGAACCTGGAGGTCGGGGACAACGACCTGGTCTACATCTCCCACAAGGCCTTCAGCGGGCTGCTGGGGCTGGAGGAGCTGACCATCGAGAGGTGCAACCTGACCGCTATCTCCGGCCAGTCGCTGTCCTACCTGAGGGGGCTGGTCACCCTGAGGCTGCGGCACCTGGCCATCCCTGCCCTGGAGGACCAGAACTTTAAGAAGCTGTCCGGGCTGAGGGAGCTTGAGATCGACAATTGGCCCCTGCTGGAGTACATCTCCCCTTCCAGCTTCCAGGGTCTCAACCTCTCCTGGCTGTCCATCACCAACACCAACATCACCGCGGTACCTTCCCCCGCCTTCCGCAACCTGACGCACCTCACCAACCTCAACCTCTCCTACAACCCCATCAGTGTGCTGGAGCCCTGGGCCTTCAAGGACTTGGTCCGTCTGAAGGAGCTGCACCTGGTCAGCACTTTGCTGGTCACTGTGGAGCCCCAGGCCCTGGGAGGGCTGAGGCAGATCCGCGTCCTCAACGTGTCCAACAACTTCCTTGTCACGCTGGAGGAGGGCTCCTTCCACTCCGTCAACAGCCTGGAGACCCTCCGCATTGACGGCAACCCCCTATCCTGCGACTGCCGTCTGTTGTGGATCCTGCAGAGGCGCAAGACCCTCAATTTCGACGGCAGGCAGCCCACGTGTGCGGGGCCCGCGGAGGTGCGGGGGAATGTCCTCAGCACCTTCTCGGACTCGGCGCTCTTCGACTACTTCACCTGCCAGAGGCCCAGGATCCGGGAACGCAAGCTGCAGCACGTGGCGGCCAAGGAGGGCCAGCAGGTGTCCTTCTTGTGCCGCGCGGAGGGGGAGCCCCCGCCAACCGTCGCCTGGGTGTCACCCCAGCGGAGGAAGATCACCACCAAGAACTTGGGCCGCATCACCGTGCTGCCAGGAGGAACGCTGGAGATCCGCTACGCCCAGGTCCAGGACAGCGGCACCTACATCTGCATCGCCAGCAACGCCGGCGGCAACGACACCTACTTTGCCACGCTGACCGTGAAGAGCCAGCCCCTGGACGCATCCCTGTACGCCAACCGCTCCTTCTACCTGGGTGACTTCAACGAGACCAGCCTGAACGACACCAGAGTCTTCCTCAAGTTCACCCTGGACCTCAAGACCATCCTGGTCTCCACGGCGATGGGCTGCATTACCTTCATGGGCGTGGTCCTCTTCTGCTTCCTGCTGCTGTTCGTGTGGAGCCGCAGCAGGGGCCAGCACAAGAACAATTTCTCCGTGGAGTACTCCTTCCGCAAGGTGGACGGGCCGGTCGCCAGCGGGGGGCAGGGAGGAGCCAGGAAGTTCAACATGAAGATGATCTGA